A single Pseudomonas brassicacearum DNA region contains:
- the dnaA gene encoding chromosomal replication initiator protein DnaA, whose protein sequence is MSVELWQQCVELLRDELPAQQFNTWIRPLQVEAEGDELRVYAPNRFVLDWVNEKYLGRVMELLDEHGNGMAPALSLLIGSKRSSAPRAAPNAPLAAAASQAQQAVTAPVNNHAAPAPAPAPSKRNAQKVAEVSEEPSRDSFDPMAGASSQQAPVRAEQRTVQVEGALKHTSYLNRTFTFENFVEGKSNQLARAAAWQVADNPKHGYNPLFLYGGVGLGKTHLMHAVGNHLLKKNPNAKVVYLHSERFVADMVKALQLNAINEFKRFYRSVDALLIDDIQFFARKERSQEEFFHTFNALLEGGQQVILTSDRYPKEIEGLEERLKSRFGWGLTVAVEPPELETRVAILMKKADQAKVELPHDAAFFIAQRIRSNVRELEGALKRVIAHSHFMGRDITIELIRESLKDLLALQDKLVSVDNIQRTVAEYYKIKISDLLSKRRSRSVARPRQVAMALSKELTNHSLPEIGDVFGGRDHTTVLHACRKINELKESDADIREDYKNLLRTLTT, encoded by the coding sequence GTGTCAGTGGAACTTTGGCAGCAGTGCGTAGAGCTTTTGCGCGATGAGCTGCCTGCCCAACAATTCAACACTTGGATCCGTCCACTACAGGTCGAAGCCGAAGGCGACGAGTTGCGTGTCTATGCACCGAATCGTTTCGTTCTCGACTGGGTCAACGAAAAGTACCTGGGCCGGGTCATGGAGCTGCTCGACGAGCATGGCAATGGCATGGCGCCTGCGTTGTCCTTATTAATAGGCAGCAAGCGCAGCTCGGCACCGCGCGCCGCACCCAACGCGCCGCTGGCAGCCGCCGCGTCACAGGCCCAGCAGGCTGTAACGGCACCGGTTAACAATCATGCCGCCCCGGCACCCGCGCCTGCCCCGAGCAAACGCAATGCGCAAAAGGTCGCCGAGGTCAGCGAAGAGCCCTCCCGGGACAGCTTCGACCCGATGGCCGGCGCCAGCTCCCAACAGGCTCCGGTGCGTGCCGAACAGCGCACCGTCCAGGTCGAAGGTGCGCTCAAGCACACCAGCTATCTGAACCGGACCTTTACCTTCGAGAATTTCGTCGAAGGTAAATCCAACCAACTGGCCCGCGCGGCGGCCTGGCAGGTCGCGGACAACCCCAAGCATGGCTATAACCCGCTCTTCCTTTATGGTGGCGTAGGCTTGGGTAAGACCCACTTGATGCACGCGGTGGGCAACCATCTATTAAAGAAGAACCCGAATGCCAAGGTCGTGTACCTGCATTCCGAGCGTTTCGTGGCCGATATGGTCAAGGCGCTGCAACTGAACGCGATCAACGAGTTCAAGCGTTTCTACCGTTCGGTGGACGCCTTGCTGATCGACGATATCCAGTTCTTCGCCCGCAAGGAACGTTCCCAGGAAGAGTTTTTCCACACCTTCAACGCATTGCTTGAAGGTGGGCAGCAGGTCATTCTCACCAGTGACCGCTACCCGAAAGAGATCGAGGGCCTTGAAGAACGCCTCAAGTCGCGTTTCGGCTGGGGCTTGACGGTGGCCGTCGAGCCGCCCGAGCTGGAAACCCGTGTGGCGATCTTGATGAAGAAAGCCGACCAGGCCAAGGTCGAGCTGCCTCACGACGCCGCGTTCTTCATCGCCCAGCGTATCCGCTCCAACGTGCGTGAACTCGAAGGTGCCCTCAAGCGGGTGATCGCTCACTCGCACTTCATGGGCCGCGACATCACCATCGAGTTGATTCGCGAATCCCTGAAGGACCTGTTGGCGCTTCAGGATAAATTGGTATCTGTGGATAACATTCAGCGAACGGTTGCTGAATACTACAAAATCAAGATATCCGACCTGCTGTCCAAACGCCGTTCGCGTTCGGTGGCACGTCCGCGTCAGGTGGCCATGGCCCTGTCCAAGGAACTGACCAACCACAGCCTGCCGGAAATCGGTGATGTGTTTGGTGGACGCGACCACACCACCGTGCTGCACGCCTGCCGCAAGATCAACGAACTTAAGGAATCCGACGCGGACATCCGCGAGGACTACAAGAACCTGCTGCGTACACTGACCACTTGA